The following proteins are co-located in the Segatella copri genome:
- a CDS encoding alanine/glycine:cation symporter family protein codes for MIDSIQNILVQVSDFLWSYIIITVLICCALFFTWRTRFVQFRLIREMIRLLIHPDKVQPEEIGHDELSMEVKVDGEMKHISSFQAFVVALASRIGTGNLAGVATAVSIGGPGAVFWMWMLALLGSASAFIESTLAQLYKRKGKASFYGGPAYYMKYGLGKGWMGILFAVLMIITFGFAYNSVQSNTICLAWQKAFGIEPATMGIALTVLTLLIIFGGIHRVAKFSSTVVPVMAVVYLLIAVGVVVWNITSLPKVLLTIIENAFGFNQAAGGVLGVTVIQGIKRGLFSNEAGEGSAPNAAAVATVSHPVKQGLIQALGVFTDTLVVCSCTAFIILVSGVDLTASNGIQLTQDALTHEIGSIGNPFVAVMIWLFAFSSIIGNYYYGETNVRYIRDSKLGVFVYRLAVAAMVMVGAVVSLDFAWSFADITMALLTLCNLVAIVLLSRQAVFLLKDYRQQKKEGKNPIFTKNKMPEIADKLEAW; via the coding sequence ATGATAGATTCAATACAAAACATTTTAGTTCAGGTTAGCGATTTCCTTTGGTCGTATATCATCATCACCGTCTTGATATGCTGTGCCCTGTTTTTCACTTGGCGTACCCGTTTCGTCCAGTTCCGCCTTATCAGAGAGATGATCAGGCTGCTGATTCATCCCGACAAGGTACAACCGGAAGAAATAGGACACGATGAACTGTCGATGGAGGTGAAAGTGGATGGAGAAATGAAACACATCTCTTCCTTCCAGGCATTTGTGGTAGCATTGGCTAGCCGTATTGGCACCGGAAATCTTGCAGGTGTGGCTACTGCTGTCAGTATCGGTGGACCGGGAGCTGTATTCTGGATGTGGATGCTGGCTTTGCTGGGCTCAGCATCCGCTTTCATAGAATCAACTCTCGCCCAACTTTACAAACGGAAAGGCAAAGCATCTTTCTATGGCGGACCGGCCTATTATATGAAGTATGGTTTGGGAAAAGGATGGATGGGTATTCTTTTTGCCGTGCTGATGATCATTACCTTCGGCTTTGCCTATAATTCAGTGCAGAGCAATACTATCTGTCTGGCATGGCAGAAGGCTTTTGGCATAGAACCTGCCACCATGGGAATTGCCCTCACTGTACTCACCCTGCTCATCATCTTCGGTGGCATCCATAGAGTGGCTAAGTTCTCTTCTACCGTGGTTCCTGTGATGGCTGTCGTTTATCTTCTGATAGCTGTAGGTGTTGTTGTTTGGAATATCACCAGTCTGCCAAAGGTTCTGCTTACCATTATTGAGAATGCTTTCGGATTCAATCAGGCTGCTGGTGGAGTTCTTGGCGTTACTGTGATACAGGGTATCAAGCGAGGTCTATTCAGTAATGAGGCAGGTGAAGGTAGTGCACCGAATGCTGCTGCGGTAGCTACAGTCAGTCATCCTGTAAAACAGGGATTGATACAGGCTCTGGGCGTTTTTACAGATACGCTAGTGGTATGTTCCTGCACTGCTTTCATCATCCTGGTGAGCGGTGTGGACCTTACGGCTTCAAATGGAATTCAACTCACCCAGGATGCCCTGACCCACGAAATTGGAAGCATCGGCAATCCGTTTGTTGCGGTAATGATATGGCTGTTTGCCTTTAGCAGCATCATCGGCAATTATTATTATGGAGAAACCAACGTGAGATATATCAGGGACTCCAAGCTGGGTGTATTTGTCTATCGTCTTGCTGTAGCAGCAATGGTGATGGTCGGAGCAGTAGTATCTCTGGATTTTGCATGGAGTTTTGCAGATATCACGATGGCTCTTCTCACCCTCTGCAATCTCGTAGCCATCGTCCTGCTTTCCCGTCAAGCTGTCTTCCTGTTGAAAGACTATCGCCAACAGAAGAAGGAAGGCAAGAATCCTATATTCACAAAGAATAAGATGCCAGAGATTGCAGATAAACTGGAGGCATGGTAA
- a CDS encoding DUF4876 domain-containing protein, whose product MKKLILKSMMLLSVLALTFTSCSDNNDKVVTTPVSLSIEMPLGLENIVLSNAKAVFTNVTTNETFIQEQFQEKNGSFMASLADVPEGTYNVAISGDLSFTKDGIAGSSKINQKSENVSVKSGNAQVKLAVNTFNAKGGFVISEIFFTGTLTPEGKQYSDDQYFILSNNSDVTLYADSIAVLESKFLTVSKYDYNPDIMNEAMTVDAIYMIPGKGTEVAVEPGKSLVLALNAKNHTEANSASFDLSKADYEFYDESSNPRFTDDDNASVPNLDKWYCSSLTYFSLHNRGFKTYAIARMHGDKEKYLEENTYDASYVMKVNGNAYPMTAKNCIKVPNSWILDAVNLSIASMWQWNLVSANLDAGWAHCGQVDKDENRYGKSVIRKKNADGKWVDTNNSTNDFESDATASFLKK is encoded by the coding sequence ATGAAAAAGTTAATTTTAAAGAGTATGATGTTGCTTTCGGTGTTGGCATTGACTTTCACCTCTTGTAGCGACAATAATGACAAAGTAGTTACCACTCCTGTGTCATTGAGTATTGAAATGCCATTGGGACTGGAGAATATAGTTCTCTCCAATGCCAAAGCGGTTTTTACCAATGTAACTACCAATGAAACGTTTATCCAGGAACAGTTCCAGGAAAAAAATGGTAGCTTTATGGCATCTCTTGCCGATGTGCCTGAAGGAACATACAATGTTGCCATCAGCGGTGACCTGAGTTTTACTAAGGATGGTATTGCCGGTAGCAGTAAAATCAATCAGAAGAGCGAGAATGTGAGTGTAAAATCCGGCAATGCCCAAGTCAAGTTGGCTGTGAACACATTCAATGCTAAGGGAGGTTTCGTTATCTCAGAGATTTTCTTCACGGGTACGCTTACTCCAGAAGGAAAGCAGTATTCTGATGACCAGTATTTTATTCTTTCCAATAATTCTGATGTTACGCTCTATGCAGACAGTATAGCGGTTCTGGAATCTAAGTTCCTCACAGTATCAAAATATGATTATAATCCGGATATCATGAACGAAGCTATGACGGTAGATGCTATCTATATGATTCCAGGAAAGGGTACGGAAGTTGCAGTAGAACCAGGCAAATCTCTTGTTTTGGCATTGAATGCCAAGAATCATACAGAAGCAAACTCAGCCTCATTTGATTTAAGTAAGGCTGATTACGAATTCTATGATGAGAGTTCAAATCCACGCTTCACAGACGATGACAATGCCAGTGTTCCTAATCTGGATAAATGGTATTGCAGTTCACTTACCTATTTCTCTTTGCATAACCGTGGTTTCAAGACTTATGCCATTGCCCGTATGCATGGCGATAAGGAGAAGTATCTCGAAGAGAATACTTACGATGCCAGCTATGTGATGAAAGTGAATGGTAATGCTTATCCGATGACAGCCAAGAACTGTATCAAGGTTCCTAATTCCTGGATACTGGATGCGGTTAATCTTTCTATTGCATCTATGTGGCAATGGAATCTGGTATCTGCAAACCTTGATGCAGGATGGGCTCATTGTGGTCAGGTAGACAAAGATGAAAACCGCTACGGCAAGTCAGTAATCCGTAAGAAGAATGCTGATGGCAAATGGGTTGATACCAATAATTCTACCAATGATTTCGAATCAGATGCAACAGCCTCTTTCCTGAAGAAATAG
- a CDS encoding M16 family metallopeptidase has product MKNQFLGLFLLSLFPASLFAQTVEQDTSVRQGKLKNGLTYYIRHNNKEAGLADFYIAQRVGSILEEPRQRGLAHFLEHMAFNGTKHFPGKGKKLGIVPWCETIGVKFGANLNAYTSVDQTVYHIGAAPVKREGIIDSCLLVLNDWSQYINLEPKEIDKERGVIHEEWRNRRTGMAMQRMMENVMPKIYKGSKYEDCMPIGSMDVVDNFPYRDLRDYYQKWYRPDLQAIVVVGDFDVDMMEKKIQKLFGKIKAHKNPAERVYYPVNNNDKMIVAIEKDKEQPIIIGHLYMKTDATPDSEKSQVKYQRDDYVSGLITYMLNDRLSEKKQVANPPFMSATVRNGAFFVSRTKDAFSMSISCKQDHVLGGIYEAVGEIERARQHGFTESELERAKKLYLNAAERKLKMEKDYRNGYYVSQCVDHFLEGEPILTPAYNLQLVKQFDGEVTLAEVNQSVGNIITDKNQVFVMYGPDKEGFVIPSESEIEATVLAAQKKQYEPYQEEKIPSTLISALPKPGKIVSEKPYGKFGMTEITLSNGMKVYVKPTDYQADQVMMSMRAEGGTSLYGNEDIPNFSLLTSAITEAGVGDFSATALRKALAGKSIRLTPSISSEGQRITGSSSVKDMETMIQLAHLYFMAPRKDSVAFEGLKNRTLSFLKNRNASSKVVYNDSLSAVLYDHNLRMAPVNGEVLAKADYGRIMEIYRERFSDASNFKTVFIGKIDMTELRPLLCQYLATLPSTYKKERTDKKNVPQIVMKNEKVKFVHQQETPLANVSVFYAGNVPFSPKNDLVLDVLTRVLQIAYTDSVREEKGGTYGVGVSFNLEKDALPNALLRITYKSDPKRYEELNPIIYQQLQNIADKGPLASSMDKVKKYLKKQYQQMIITNDYWSYVIWHELDDDADFDKDYYKMVDSLTSEEVQQMAQTLLKQNHRIEVTMLSE; this is encoded by the coding sequence ATGAAGAATCAGTTTTTGGGATTATTCCTTCTCTCTTTGTTTCCAGCTTCATTGTTTGCTCAGACTGTGGAGCAGGACACTTCCGTGCGACAGGGCAAGTTGAAGAATGGACTGACTTACTATATACGACATAATAATAAAGAGGCAGGCCTTGCCGATTTCTATATTGCCCAGCGCGTAGGCTCCATCCTTGAGGAACCCCGTCAGCGTGGACTGGCTCATTTTCTGGAGCACATGGCTTTTAATGGTACCAAGCATTTCCCTGGCAAGGGGAAGAAGTTGGGAATCGTGCCTTGGTGTGAAACCATAGGTGTTAAGTTTGGGGCCAACCTGAATGCCTATACCTCTGTAGATCAGACAGTCTATCACATCGGGGCTGCCCCTGTCAAGCGTGAGGGCATTATCGATTCGTGTCTTCTGGTACTCAACGACTGGAGCCAGTATATCAATCTCGAACCTAAGGAGATAGACAAGGAACGTGGTGTTATTCATGAAGAGTGGAGAAACCGGCGTACCGGTATGGCCATGCAGCGCATGATGGAGAATGTGATGCCAAAAATCTACAAGGGAAGCAAATATGAAGATTGTATGCCTATCGGCAGTATGGATGTTGTTGATAACTTTCCTTACAGAGATTTGCGCGACTATTATCAGAAGTGGTACAGGCCTGATCTTCAGGCCATCGTAGTTGTGGGCGACTTCGATGTGGATATGATGGAGAAGAAAATCCAGAAACTTTTCGGTAAGATCAAAGCCCATAAGAATCCTGCAGAGCGTGTCTATTATCCCGTAAATAACAACGACAAGATGATAGTTGCCATTGAGAAGGACAAGGAGCAGCCTATTATCATCGGCCATCTCTACATGAAAACCGATGCCACTCCTGACAGCGAAAAGAGCCAGGTAAAGTATCAGCGTGATGACTATGTAAGCGGACTCATCACTTACATGCTCAATGACCGTCTCTCAGAAAAGAAACAGGTGGCAAATCCTCCATTCATGAGTGCTACCGTAAGGAATGGTGCTTTTTTTGTTTCCCGTACCAAGGATGCCTTCAGTATGAGCATCAGCTGCAAGCAGGATCACGTACTCGGTGGTATCTACGAGGCTGTGGGTGAAATAGAGCGTGCCCGACAGCATGGTTTTACAGAGAGTGAACTGGAACGTGCCAAGAAACTCTATCTCAATGCAGCAGAACGAAAACTGAAGATGGAGAAGGATTATCGCAACGGCTATTACGTAAGCCAGTGCGTGGATCATTTCCTTGAAGGAGAGCCTATCCTTACTCCAGCCTATAATCTGCAACTGGTAAAGCAGTTTGATGGTGAAGTAACCCTGGCTGAGGTTAATCAGTCTGTAGGTAACATCATTACGGATAAAAACCAGGTATTTGTGATGTATGGTCCTGATAAGGAAGGATTTGTTATTCCTTCAGAATCAGAAATAGAAGCTACGGTACTTGCTGCCCAGAAAAAGCAATATGAACCATATCAGGAGGAAAAGATTCCTTCTACGTTGATATCTGCCTTGCCAAAACCGGGCAAGATTGTGTCTGAAAAACCATACGGCAAGTTTGGCATGACAGAGATTACGCTCAGTAATGGTATGAAGGTTTACGTAAAACCTACCGACTATCAGGCAGACCAGGTAATGATGAGCATGCGCGCTGAAGGTGGAACCTCACTTTACGGAAATGAGGATATTCCTAATTTCTCTCTCTTGACAAGTGCCATCACAGAAGCGGGTGTAGGCGACTTTTCAGCTACTGCTTTGCGTAAGGCTTTGGCAGGAAAGTCAATCAGGCTGACTCCATCCATCAGTAGTGAAGGCCAGCGTATAACAGGCTCATCTTCTGTAAAGGATATGGAAACCATGATCCAGCTGGCACACCTTTATTTCATGGCACCCCGTAAAGACAGTGTGGCATTTGAGGGTTTGAAGAATCGAACTCTGTCATTTCTGAAAAACCGTAATGCAAGTTCCAAGGTGGTTTACAATGACTCCCTTTCTGCCGTTCTCTATGACCATAACCTGCGTATGGCTCCTGTCAACGGTGAGGTTCTTGCCAAGGCTGATTACGGGCGCATTATGGAAATCTATCGTGAACGCTTCAGCGATGCTAGCAATTTCAAAACCGTTTTCATCGGAAAGATAGACATGACAGAACTTCGTCCTTTACTCTGTCAGTATCTGGCTACCTTGCCTTCGACCTATAAGAAGGAGAGGACAGACAAGAAAAACGTTCCGCAGATTGTTATGAAGAACGAAAAGGTAAAGTTTGTTCATCAGCAGGAAACTCCCCTTGCCAACGTGAGCGTATTCTACGCAGGCAACGTACCGTTCTCGCCAAAGAATGATCTGGTGCTGGATGTCCTGACCCGTGTATTGCAGATAGCCTATACAGATTCTGTAAGAGAGGAGAAGGGAGGTACCTATGGAGTAGGAGTCAGTTTCAACCTTGAGAAGGATGCCCTTCCAAATGCCTTACTTCGCATTACCTACAAGAGTGATCCGAAGCGTTATGAAGAACTGAATCCTATTATCTACCAGCAACTTCAGAACATCGCAGATAAGGGGCCTTTAGCCAGCAGTATGGATAAGGTGAAGAAATATCTGAAAAAACAATACCAGCAGATGATTATCACCAACGACTACTGGAGTTATGTTATCTGGCATGAGTTGGATGATGATGCCGATTTTGATAAAGATTACTATAAGATGGTAGATTCTCTTACTTCTGAAGAGGTGCAGCAGATGGCACAGACTCTGCTCAAACAGAATCATCGGATAGAGGTAACAATGCTGTCTGAGTAA
- a CDS encoding SGNH/GDSL hydrolase family protein, whose protein sequence is MKRFTIIISFIMLTFMPLMAQVKQTVAVLGDSYSTFEGFIPKGYATWYSPTTPPETTDVNKVEQTWWWQVIKEGGYKMGNINSYSGATICNTGYRDEDYTDRSFITRSSLLGNPDIILICGATNDNWADAPLGNYQYSDWKRADLYSFRPAMAKLLSDIRQHYPNVEAYFILNSELKDVINESVKKICNKYQVPVIALHDIDKKNGHPTIKGMKSIADQVLKVIKK, encoded by the coding sequence ATGAAAAGATTTACGATTATCATTTCTTTCATTATGCTCACCTTCATGCCTCTCATGGCACAGGTGAAGCAGACCGTTGCCGTTCTCGGTGACTCGTATTCCACTTTCGAGGGGTTCATTCCTAAGGGTTATGCCACCTGGTACTCACCTACTACTCCACCAGAAACTACAGATGTAAACAAGGTTGAGCAAACCTGGTGGTGGCAAGTTATCAAGGAAGGAGGCTATAAGATGGGAAATATCAATTCCTATTCTGGTGCTACCATCTGCAACACTGGCTATCGTGACGAAGATTATACCGACCGTTCTTTCATCACCCGAAGTTCTCTTCTTGGCAATCCGGATATCATCCTGATTTGCGGTGCTACGAATGACAACTGGGCTGATGCCCCACTCGGCAACTATCAGTATAGCGACTGGAAGCGCGCAGATTTGTATAGTTTCCGCCCTGCCATGGCCAAGCTGCTTTCTGATATACGACAGCATTATCCTAATGTAGAGGCATATTTCATCTTAAACTCTGAACTCAAGGATGTAATCAATGAATCGGTAAAAAAGATCTGCAACAAATATCAGGTTCCAGTCATTGCTCTTCATGATATTGACAAGAAAAACGGTCACCCTACAATAAAGGGAATGAAAAGTATTGCTGACCAGGTTCTGAAGGTTATAAAAAAGTAA
- a CDS encoding TonB-dependent receptor: MKHILLLMMLFEVSLMGKAQSISSKVVDKDSHEAIIGAVVYVGSSQKVAAITDINGRFSIDAANAGKSLKITYIGYKNYLGKLNQALYEMEPEIKSVGEVVVTAQESKSLASASVIEKHAMEHLQPSSFTDILELLPGGRSKDPDLSSPNTIRIREAGSPSGYTTTSLGTSFVVDGAPISTNANMQYVAGSWDAATTSRENMNAGVDMRSISTDDIEKVEVVRGIPSVEYGDLTSGLVKIERRRGGNDWNARLKADMGSKLFYLAKGLEWTPQQMTLNLSVDYLDAKADPRNRLENYRRLTFSARFGKTWLTDFYRWKISSNLDYTGSFDNDKVDPDLNNQAEDSYKSQYNKYAFNSHVSLSPKKRIWFKSLDLTLSASYEYDLIKRTKLVQLTRQTVAATATTQGVHDGVILPYKYVAYHDVEGKPLNLYAKVNGKFQVPSLVVSNTLLLGTDWNYDKNKGRGQIYDVTRPLYAGSMSCRPRNLSSIPSNQQWGIYAEEQLTLPFAGHSLELVAGIRGTQMLNLPNNYEMHGKFFWDPRINLGLTFPKFNIGRLPSFIRIAGGIGEHTKMPTLEQLYPDPVYLDLTQLNYYHTNPAYRRINLMTYVIDATNQNLKPARNFKWEVSTDINIGGNRLSVTLFRENMTSGFRLQTAYAPYIYRWYDASGINADALSAPPSLEGLPFEKRKELRGYSYYTNGSQTLKRGVEYTFATRRIEKLFTRLTINGAWFRTVYRNSVVETYRPSAVIGSKQIQYVGYYEHDGGNMNEMLNTNFTLDSDVPKLKLGFSISAQCLWYTLKQSKEVSNYPTRYMDNDGVMHEWKAGDENDAYLRYLIRDYNDSYYLKYREPFAMNVNFKVTKKLFDEKLNVALFCNKLLDYTPEYENNGVTIRRHVTPYFGLEMNVKI; the protein is encoded by the coding sequence ATGAAACATATCCTGTTGCTTATGATGCTTTTTGAGGTGAGTCTGATGGGAAAGGCGCAATCTATATCTAGCAAAGTTGTGGACAAAGATTCTCATGAAGCGATTATCGGTGCTGTCGTGTATGTGGGTAGTTCTCAGAAAGTGGCAGCTATCACTGATATTAACGGGCGATTTTCCATAGATGCAGCCAATGCAGGTAAATCTCTTAAGATTACTTATATAGGATACAAGAACTATTTAGGTAAGTTAAACCAGGCTCTCTATGAAATGGAACCGGAAATCAAGTCTGTGGGTGAAGTAGTGGTTACAGCTCAGGAGTCCAAGAGTCTGGCTTCTGCTTCTGTTATCGAGAAGCATGCCATGGAGCACCTGCAGCCTTCAAGTTTTACGGACATTCTCGAACTGTTGCCTGGTGGACGTTCCAAAGATCCTGATTTGAGTAGTCCTAATACGATTCGTATTCGGGAAGCCGGAAGTCCTTCAGGATATACTACCACTTCCCTCGGAACGAGTTTTGTAGTAGATGGAGCTCCCATCAGTACCAATGCCAATATGCAATATGTGGCTGGGTCTTGGGATGCAGCAACAACATCCAGAGAAAATATGAATGCCGGAGTGGATATGCGTAGCATCTCTACCGATGATATCGAGAAAGTAGAGGTGGTACGTGGCATTCCATCGGTAGAATATGGCGATTTGACAAGTGGTCTGGTGAAAATAGAACGTAGGAGAGGTGGAAATGACTGGAATGCCCGTCTGAAAGCAGATATGGGAAGCAAGCTCTTTTATCTTGCAAAAGGATTGGAATGGACTCCCCAGCAGATGACCCTCAATCTCAGTGTTGATTACCTCGATGCGAAGGCAGATCCAAGAAACCGGCTTGAAAATTACAGGAGACTGACGTTTTCTGCCCGGTTCGGAAAAACTTGGTTGACAGATTTTTACCGTTGGAAGATTTCGTCCAATCTCGATTATACCGGTTCTTTTGATAATGATAAAGTTGACCCGGATCTCAATAATCAGGCGGAAGATTCTTATAAATCGCAATATAATAAATATGCATTTAATTCACATGTAAGTCTGTCTCCCAAGAAGCGCATTTGGTTTAAGTCGCTGGATCTGACTTTGTCAGCCTCTTATGAGTATGACCTTATCAAGCGAACCAAACTGGTACAGCTGACCCGCCAGACAGTGGCAGCTACAGCAACTACACAAGGGGTTCATGATGGTGTTATCCTTCCCTATAAATATGTGGCTTATCATGATGTAGAAGGAAAGCCGCTCAATCTTTATGCTAAGGTCAATGGTAAATTCCAGGTTCCTTCTCTTGTGGTTTCCAATACCTTGCTGTTAGGCACCGATTGGAATTACGACAAAAATAAAGGACGGGGGCAGATTTATGATGTAACCCGCCCTCTTTATGCAGGTTCTATGTCATGCCGTCCCCGAAATCTTTCTTCAATACCTTCCAACCAACAGTGGGGAATTTATGCTGAGGAACAGTTGACATTGCCTTTTGCTGGTCATTCTCTTGAACTGGTAGCCGGTATAAGAGGTACGCAGATGTTGAATCTGCCCAATAATTATGAGATGCATGGTAAGTTTTTCTGGGATCCCCGTATCAATCTCGGCTTGACTTTTCCTAAATTCAATATTGGCAGGCTACCATCCTTTATCCGAATAGCAGGTGGAATAGGTGAACATACCAAAATGCCTACTTTGGAACAGCTTTACCCTGATCCTGTATATCTGGACTTAACCCAGCTGAATTATTACCATACGAATCCAGCGTATCGCCGTATCAACCTGATGACGTATGTGATAGATGCAACCAATCAGAATCTGAAGCCAGCGCGTAATTTCAAATGGGAGGTGAGTACTGACATCAATATAGGAGGCAACCGATTGTCTGTCACACTTTTTAGGGAGAATATGACTTCAGGCTTCCGTTTGCAGACGGCTTATGCTCCCTATATATATAGATGGTATGATGCATCGGGAATTAATGCCGATGCACTGTCGGCTCCACCTTCTTTGGAAGGATTACCCTTTGAGAAACGTAAGGAACTGAGGGGCTACAGTTATTACACCAATGGCAGTCAGACTCTCAAACGGGGAGTGGAATACACCTTTGCTACCCGAAGAATAGAAAAACTGTTCACCAGACTCACCATCAACGGAGCATGGTTCCGCACGGTTTATCGTAATTCTGTGGTAGAGACTTATCGCCCAAGTGCTGTTATCGGCAGTAAGCAGATACAGTATGTGGGGTATTATGAACATGATGGAGGCAATATGAATGAAATGCTCAATACCAATTTCACGTTAGATTCGGATGTCCCCAAGTTGAAGTTGGGTTTCTCAATATCCGCCCAATGCCTATGGTATACGCTGAAACAGAGTAAAGAGGTGAGTAATTATCCTACCAGATATATGGATAATGACGGTGTGATGCATGAGTGGAAAGCAGGTGATGAAAATGATGCTTATCTCAGGTATCTGATCAGGGATTATAACGACAGCTATTATCTCAAATACAGAGAACCTTTTGCCATGAATGTCAATTTCAAGGTAACAAAGAAACTCTTTGATGAGAAACTGAATGTAGCTCTGTTCTGCAACAAACTGTTGGATTATACTCCCGAATATGAAAACAATGGAGTAACGATCCGCCGCCATGTAACTCCCTATTTTGGATTAGAAATGAATGTAAAGATATGA
- a CDS encoding DUF6850 family outer membrane beta-barrel protein has translation MKKRYFILFLCCVSWFTGRSAVTDSARIEHHATWKNWQKETAWQNPAIHGLSLTLPYSEVYVQMDYLHQSAPFVLQKGTGHFLSEAKAETFLRLSNHSSAWGAASYMTGKQYQVSWNSSSDYDLLNPYILADTLGGDTHCERYGFHGGYAVSKGKFQFGIEAIFRAEHEYRNVDPRMRGIVTDLTLRLGTAYDFGKYQWAAGLEGNVYKQTNDVDFYRELGVIPEFQMTGLGTEYSRFSGDKRTLYYKGGGYGINLDANPLNETGFYGHAKLWRRQYKRMLADLNSVPLTQLFYHSAEVSLGWKHMGGTRQVALDGNLVFVRRSGDENIIGKSSAQYYPIIGKLTMYKNYLIDTYLRGLYGWGSGSGTWCLNGKIGYWSNRERYVYPERKMEAAKIYGRLGGQWMRSLSRTVALTVDMAAAYYGNVSSGIVMPYANMKASFQDMINHQYQFEKAGYGMLSAKIRSDYRLSGSQIGLFAELGGDWITCSENEHQHHLHLALGITF, from the coding sequence ATGAAGAAGAGATATTTCATATTATTTCTGTGCTGTGTGTCTTGGTTTACTGGAAGGTCTGCAGTAACAGATTCTGCCAGGATAGAGCATCATGCTACGTGGAAAAACTGGCAGAAGGAGACAGCATGGCAAAATCCCGCCATTCATGGGCTTAGCCTCACGCTGCCTTATTCTGAAGTGTATGTCCAGATGGATTATCTGCATCAATCTGCTCCCTTTGTACTGCAGAAGGGAACAGGGCATTTCCTCTCTGAGGCCAAGGCTGAAACCTTCCTTCGCTTGAGCAACCATTCTTCTGCCTGGGGGGCAGCATCTTACATGACGGGAAAACAATATCAGGTCAGCTGGAATTCTTCTTCTGATTATGATTTGCTGAATCCTTATATTCTGGCAGATACTCTAGGAGGTGACACACATTGTGAACGGTATGGTTTTCATGGCGGATATGCTGTTAGCAAGGGGAAATTCCAATTCGGTATTGAAGCAATTTTCAGAGCAGAACATGAATATCGGAATGTGGACCCGAGAATGCGAGGTATTGTCACAGATCTGACTCTACGCCTTGGTACTGCCTATGATTTCGGTAAATACCAGTGGGCTGCCGGTCTAGAAGGGAATGTATACAAGCAAACCAATGATGTTGATTTCTATCGGGAACTGGGTGTTATACCTGAGTTTCAAATGACAGGATTGGGAACAGAATACAGTCGTTTCTCCGGAGATAAACGCACCTTATATTATAAAGGTGGAGGATATGGAATAAATCTGGATGCCAACCCGTTGAACGAAACAGGTTTTTATGGTCATGCCAAGCTTTGGAGACGGCAATATAAACGTATGCTTGCCGATTTGAATTCCGTACCCTTAACCCAGTTGTTTTATCATTCTGCAGAAGTCTCCTTGGGATGGAAGCACATGGGCGGGACCCGTCAGGTAGCCTTAGATGGAAACCTTGTTTTTGTCAGACGTAGTGGTGATGAAAATATCATTGGCAAGTCCTCTGCCCAATATTATCCTATTATCGGTAAACTTACGATGTATAAGAATTATCTTATAGATACCTATCTCAGAGGACTTTACGGATGGGGGAGTGGCTCTGGTACATGGTGCTTGAATGGAAAGATCGGATATTGGAGCAATCGTGAGCGATATGTCTATCCTGAACGCAAAATGGAGGCTGCTAAGATCTATGGAAGATTGGGTGGACAGTGGATGCGCAGTCTTTCCCGAACTGTAGCCCTTACCGTGGACATGGCGGCAGCCTATTATGGTAATGTCAGTTCTGGTATCGTCATGCCTTATGCCAATATGAAGGCTTCGTTCCAGGACATGATCAATCATCAGTACCAGTTTGAAAAAGCAGGCTATGGAATGCTCTCTGCTAAGATACGTAGTGATTATCGGCTATCAGGCTCACAGATCGGCTTGTTTGCCGAATTAGGTGGAGATTGGATAACTTGTTCTGAAAACGAACACCAGCACCATCTGCATTTGGCTCTTGGTATCACATTCTAA